A window of the Parabacteroides merdae ATCC 43184 genome harbors these coding sequences:
- a CDS encoding RNA methyltransferase — protein MRKLKITELNRLTPEAFKDSKKIPLVVVLDHVRSLNNVGSVFRTSDAFRVESIYLCGITACPPHAEIHKTALGAEETVDWEYFEDTMEAVDKLKQQGYTVCAVEQAEGSTMLDNLLLDKNKKYAVIMGNEVKGVQQCVVDNCDMCIEIPQYGTKHSLNVSVTTGIIIWDFFKQLSD, from the coding sequence ATGCGCAAGTTAAAGATAACAGAGTTGAATCGCTTGACTCCGGAAGCATTCAAAGATAGTAAAAAGATTCCGTTGGTTGTTGTGCTCGATCATGTAAGAAGCTTAAACAATGTAGGATCCGTGTTTCGTACGTCTGATGCTTTTAGGGTGGAGAGTATTTACCTGTGCGGTATCACGGCTTGTCCGCCTCATGCCGAGATTCATAAGACGGCTTTGGGAGCGGAAGAAACTGTCGATTGGGAGTATTTTGAAGATACGATGGAGGCTGTTGATAAACTGAAGCAACAGGGATATACTGTCTGTGCGGTTGAGCAGGCCGAAGGGAGTACGATGTTGGATAATTTGTTGTTGGACAAGAATAAAAAGTATGCAGTTATCATGGGAAACGAGGTGAAAGGTGTTCAACAATGTGTCGTTGATAACTGTGATATGTGTATTGAAATACCGCAGTATGGGACCAAGCATTCTTTGAATGTTTCGGTGACTACCGGTATTATCATCTGGGATTTCTTTAAGCAATTGTCAGATTAA
- a CDS encoding radical SAM protein: protein MSTILFDKIVFGPIHSRRLGISLGMNLLPTDGKLCSFNCIYCECGLNENHRTRSKLPTRAEVKEALINKLSSMQTEGIAPDVITFAGNGEPTMHPEFADIIDDTIETRNRFFPKAKIAVLSNSTMLHKEDVFLALNKIEDNILKLDSISDSRIGQLNVPNSPAFTFDRLLEQLCRFNGNLIIQTMFLKGEVDGESVTNTTEHEISGWLEALKQIKPRQVMIYTIDRETPVKNLKKVTKDELEAIADRARQEGFDVTVSA from the coding sequence ATGTCTACAATTCTTTTTGATAAAATAGTATTCGGACCGATACATAGCCGTCGGTTAGGTATTTCTTTAGGTATGAACCTGCTTCCTACAGACGGGAAACTTTGTTCATTCAATTGCATTTATTGTGAATGCGGACTAAACGAGAATCACCGTACGCGCAGTAAACTGCCAACCCGTGCAGAGGTAAAGGAGGCTTTGATAAATAAATTGTCTTCCATGCAGACAGAGGGTATTGCTCCCGATGTAATCACTTTTGCTGGGAATGGTGAACCTACCATGCACCCTGAATTTGCCGATATTATCGATGATACGATTGAAACCCGTAACCGTTTTTTCCCGAAGGCTAAGATTGCCGTGCTCTCGAACTCGACCATGCTCCATAAGGAGGATGTCTTCTTGGCATTGAATAAGATTGAAGATAATATATTGAAACTCGACTCCATTTCGGATAGTCGTATCGGGCAGTTGAATGTTCCCAATTCCCCGGCTTTTACTTTCGATAGGTTGTTGGAACAACTTTGCCGTTTTAATGGCAATCTGATTATACAAACCATGTTTCTGAAAGGGGAAGTGGATGGAGAAAGCGTGACGAATACAACCGAACACGAAATTTCCGGTTGGTTGGAAGCTTTAAAACAAATCAAGCCTAGACAGGTTATGATCTATACAATCGACCGTGAAACTCCCGTAAAAAACTTGAAAAAGGTGACAAAAGATGAATTGGAAGCTATTGCCGACCGTGCCCGTCAAGAAGGGTTTGATGTAACGGTGTCAGCTTGA
- a CDS encoding PorV/PorQ family protein, translating to MKSISLFVLFWASINIHAVDNLRISDIRSLGMGGNGVTQSVLFNPALVALYTDKVLHLEYFNRYGVKELGTVGIGFVYPNPLLSAGVDISSFGYDQYRETLFRLSVGKQLNGRWRIGIGFQYKMLQTELWEEVPKQLSTDVGILFVPIDKLLIGMLIMNFPSITIHKYTTETKCFTSYSVQIGFQWEIINRLLIVGTIESNKEHMWMGNAGIEYAPFKNFHIRAGVQTTPLLPTLGIGYRLTGFTVDVATIYHPVLGVSTGLGLSYSF from the coding sequence ATGAAATCAATAAGTTTATTCGTTTTGTTTTGGGCATCTATCAACATTCATGCTGTTGATAACCTTCGTATATCTGATATCCGTAGTTTGGGAATGGGAGGAAACGGGGTTACACAATCTGTTTTGTTTAATCCGGCATTGGTGGCTTTGTATACGGATAAAGTTCTTCATTTAGAATACTTTAATCGTTATGGAGTAAAAGAACTGGGAACGGTTGGAATAGGTTTTGTATATCCGAATCCGTTGTTGTCGGCAGGTGTTGATATCTCTTCTTTCGGATATGATCAGTATAGGGAAACTCTTTTTCGGTTATCGGTAGGGAAACAGCTGAATGGCCGGTGGAGGATCGGCATTGGTTTCCAATATAAAATGTTGCAGACCGAGTTGTGGGAAGAAGTACCGAAGCAGCTTTCCACAGATGTCGGAATCTTGTTTGTTCCCATTGACAAATTGTTGATTGGAATGTTGATAATGAATTTTCCTTCTATTACCATTCATAAATATACTACTGAAACAAAATGTTTTACTAGTTATTCAGTACAAATAGGTTTTCAATGGGAGATAATTAACAGGTTGTTGATAGTAGGAACTATCGAAAGTAATAAAGAACATATGTGGATGGGAAATGCGGGCATTGAATATGCTCCGTTCAAAAACTTTCATATACGGGCGGGGGTACAGACTACTCCCCTCCTGCCCACTTTGGGGATCGGATACCGTCTGACTGGATTTACAGTAGATGTCGCGACTATTTATCATCCGGTTTTGGGAGTCAGTACCGGACTGGGTTTGAGCTATTCTTTTTAA
- the nadA gene encoding quinolinate synthase NadA: protein MLTNQSIGYIDAPIPKGLDLKEEINRMRREKNAVILAHYYQTGDIQDIADFVGDSLALAQQAAKTTADIIVFCGVHFMGETAKVLCPDKKVLVPDLNAGCSLADSCPAVDFAEFVKQHPGHVVISYVNTTAAVKAVTDVVVTSTNARQIVESFPEDTKIIFGPDRNLGNYINGITGRKMLLWDGACHVHEQFSLEKILELKKQYPDAEVITHPECKQPVVQVSDFVGSTAALLKHTVKSDKKQFIVATESGVIHEMRKQSPDKEFIPAPPNDSTCACNECNFMRLNTMEKLYNCLKYELPEIFVDEQVQEKAIRPIKKMLEISERLGL from the coding sequence ATGTTGACAAACCAATCGATCGGATATATAGACGCACCCATCCCAAAGGGGTTGGACCTGAAAGAAGAGATAAACAGGATGCGTAGAGAAAAAAACGCCGTTATCCTTGCTCATTATTATCAGACAGGTGATATTCAAGATATAGCAGATTTTGTGGGAGACAGTTTGGCATTGGCTCAACAGGCAGCTAAGACGACGGCCGATATCATCGTTTTCTGCGGTGTTCATTTTATGGGTGAAACGGCGAAGGTGTTGTGCCCGGACAAGAAAGTGCTGGTCCCGGACTTGAATGCCGGTTGCTCATTGGCAGATAGCTGTCCGGCTGTCGATTTTGCGGAATTTGTCAAACAGCATCCCGGTCATGTGGTTATTTCGTATGTAAATACGACTGCTGCTGTAAAAGCCGTGACGGATGTTGTGGTAACGTCTACCAATGCACGTCAGATAGTCGAAAGTTTTCCGGAAGACACGAAGATCATCTTCGGTCCAGACCGGAACTTAGGCAATTACATAAATGGCATTACCGGGCGCAAGATGTTGCTTTGGGATGGTGCCTGCCATGTGCATGAACAGTTTTCACTGGAAAAGATATTGGAATTGAAAAAACAGTATCCCGATGCGGAAGTCATTACTCACCCGGAGTGCAAACAGCCCGTTGTGCAGGTCTCGGACTTCGTAGGATCGACTGCAGCTCTTTTGAAACATACTGTCAAGTCGGATAAGAAACAATTCATTGTAGCGACAGAAAGTGGCGTTATTCACGAAATGCGTAAGCAGAGTCCCGATAAAGAATTTATCCCGGCTCCTCCCAATGACAGTACATGTGCTTGCAACGAATGTAATTTTATGCGCTTGAACACGATGGAGAAACTTTACAACTGTTTGAAATACGAACTTCCTGAAATATTTGTCGATGAACAAGTACAGGAAAAAGCGATCCGCCCGATCAAGAAGATGCTGGAGATATCGGAGAGGTTGGGGTTGTAA
- a CDS encoding helix-hairpin-helix domain-containing protein, producing the protein MKRMFINLLVYLLISSYQLKSQTLYSVDKWMEYIEEMASETEDEERIEALYTDLSYLTEHPFELNTVTEGQLKRLPFLSDLQIRELLEYRSRYGKMLTLYELKNVEAFDLETISLLVPFIYISEIIVDKRPITVKNLLKRGSNNLQIRYDRCFQQKKGYCSYPDSVLQQYPNRKYLGEPFYHSVRYSYEFDERIQFGLVTEKDAGEPFWNEYHKGYDYYSVHLFLKEMNKWLKSLAIGDYKISFGQGLVISNDFSPGRSALVSQTERRTNGFRRHFSTNENDFFRGAAATVNWKNLDINLFYSYRKLDGGVDSTIVTSFKTDGLHRLVRDREKMHKVSMQTYGGNVRYATPGLCIGLTALSYSFGNYSIQPDPKPYNLFYFRGNRNLNISVDYLLKNKLIKFYGETALSRNGAVASLNALQLTPASYFSLLLLYRYYDKRYQAFFGNAFSQNSAVRNEQGMYIGMQWTPFARWKLSAYADVFRFPWLKYGVDAPSTGKEYMLQLDYTPSRNLSVYVRYKYKQRENITPYHQQRLRMQALYTISSSVSLRTSADGICYTEANEKSRGWMIAQSVGWKPVDVPVQTDFHIAGFHTDNYRTRISSYEKNILYAFNMPSFYGKGVRLALSFRWDIVKQLSVSAKLGYTYYADRDVVGTDLEEIEGNIKADIYTLLRWKF; encoded by the coding sequence ATGAAACGAATGTTTATAAATCTGTTGGTATATCTGTTAATAAGTAGTTATCAGCTTAAAAGTCAGACATTATATTCTGTTGATAAGTGGATGGAATATATAGAAGAAATGGCTTCGGAAACAGAAGATGAAGAGCGTATTGAAGCACTTTACACTGATCTTTCCTATCTTACCGAACATCCTTTCGAACTCAATACGGTGACGGAGGGACAATTGAAACGTCTCCCTTTCCTATCTGATCTACAAATAAGGGAATTGTTGGAATATCGTTCCCGTTATGGAAAAATGTTAACCCTTTATGAGCTTAAAAATGTGGAAGCATTCGATTTAGAGACGATTTCTCTGCTTGTCCCGTTTATTTATATAAGTGAAATAATAGTTGATAAACGTCCTATTACAGTGAAAAATTTGTTGAAACGAGGTTCTAATAACTTACAAATCAGATATGACAGATGTTTTCAACAAAAGAAAGGCTATTGTTCATATCCCGATAGTGTACTACAACAATATCCGAATCGGAAGTATCTGGGAGAGCCGTTCTATCATTCTGTCCGTTATTCGTATGAATTTGATGAACGTATCCAATTCGGTCTGGTTACAGAAAAAGATGCAGGAGAACCTTTCTGGAATGAATATCATAAAGGGTATGACTATTATTCGGTGCATCTTTTTCTCAAAGAAATGAATAAATGGTTGAAAAGTCTTGCCATAGGTGATTATAAAATATCTTTTGGACAAGGCTTGGTGATCAGCAATGACTTTTCTCCAGGCCGAAGTGCTCTTGTTTCACAAACGGAAAGAAGGACAAACGGATTTCGCCGTCATTTTTCAACCAATGAAAATGACTTTTTCCGGGGAGCTGCTGCTACTGTCAATTGGAAAAATTTAGATATCAACCTCTTCTATTCGTATCGGAAGTTGGATGGAGGTGTGGACAGTACGATCGTTACTTCGTTTAAAACGGACGGTTTACATCGTTTGGTACGAGACAGGGAGAAGATGCATAAAGTTTCCATGCAGACATATGGTGGGAATGTACGATATGCAACTCCCGGTTTATGTATAGGTCTGACTGCCCTTTCTTATTCTTTCGGAAATTATTCGATACAGCCCGATCCGAAACCTTATAATCTTTTCTATTTTCGCGGTAACCGGAATCTGAATATCAGTGTGGATTACTTGTTGAAAAATAAGTTGATCAAGTTTTATGGTGAAACGGCTTTAAGCCGGAATGGGGCGGTTGCTTCCCTGAATGCCTTGCAGTTGACACCTGCTTCTTATTTTTCCTTGCTGTTATTGTATCGTTATTATGATAAACGTTACCAGGCTTTTTTCGGGAATGCTTTTTCACAAAACTCGGCTGTCCGGAATGAACAGGGAATGTATATAGGGATGCAATGGACGCCTTTTGCCCGCTGGAAGTTGTCCGCGTATGCGGATGTATTCCGGTTTCCCTGGCTGAAATATGGAGTGGATGCGCCGTCGACGGGAAAGGAATATATGCTTCAACTTGATTATACGCCGAGCCGGAATTTGTCCGTATATGTCCGTTATAAATACAAACAAAGGGAAAATATAACACCTTACCATCAACAGCGTTTGCGTATGCAGGCCTTATATACGATTTCTTCATCCGTCTCGCTGCGGACATCTGCAGACGGTATTTGTTATACAGAAGCGAACGAAAAAAGCAGAGGGTGGATGATTGCCCAAAGCGTAGGTTGGAAACCGGTTGATGTTCCTGTTCAAACAGATTTTCATATAGCCGGATTTCATACGGATAATTATCGGACCCGTATATCTTCTTATGAAAAAAATATCTTGTATGCTTTCAATATGCCTTCCTTTTATGGAAAAGGTGTTCGGTTGGCGCTTTCTTTCCGGTGGGATATTGTGAAGCAACTTTCTGTGTCTGCTAAATTAGGATACACATATTATGCTGATCGTGACGTGGTCGGTACTGACTTAGAAGAGATCGAAGGAAATATTAAAGCAGATATATATACGTTACTGCGCTGGAAATTTTGA
- a CDS encoding T9SS type A sorting domain-containing protein has product MNKKALLPLIGLFLLVTGIVLPGSAYAQISEGGTPTSFKYQNTLKSDLPTVQIPINFSVEDLKTVDRWQVSQGAPLKVGVLLPTDLTIDNAGSWNTLPDGKRVWRLQVQAKDAIALMLSFRDFYIPENGKLFIYSSDKTHLIGAFTHHTNPPTKEYATEFLAGDKIILEYEAGISENEHPRIAIDAVGYGYNHLHVSRTMADTGPGTSGSCMVNINCEEGEAWQTEKNGVCQMTLPIGNYIYICSGALVNNTAEDLKPYILSAFHCIDLDIPVTEKNLNKYTFYFHFEHTGCENNSSIASYRTITGCKKIAGIPLDGGSDGLLLLLNQTIPEHYNAYYNGWDRSNTAAQSGVGIHHPSGDYMKISTFNKVARTSTWYGIDNIKGAPNAHWNVVFEQTANGHAVTEGGSSGSPLFNQNKQIVGTLSGGSSSCEKPNGANTYGKLYYHWDQYPNKDNTSRMDIYLDPNHTGKTQLAGRYATAPKAMPTDLTSVYQNGEVLLKWKAPVSASEKPEQYNVYRNNILIGRTFSTSYIDKEPETGIQSYSVSASYTDNKESAVATTSIYVYELKIPTDVTTSTDGKNILVKWKEPIYQQMIYWGNGTAYLSLGFKQPFYFGQRWNKEDLKPLHGHLVESVSFIPTSGSSYTLNIIQGKRKYVQKLTNLPFDKLIEIPLKEPFVIDASQELIIAFHAEAKLSTAYPAVMDEGPAVNGKGNLISFDGETWEYLYEPSENENENYDFNFFLAATVSSKTKDIPTIKTASNDTTLLSKSSAMPILTRISEVGSSLRSSQASAFPTITGYNIYRNGSKIGNVPNKFITQYIDKQAPTGSILYQVSTLYGKDESKKADADKEVNVGNEKIILSETTISPTVFTDQVELFGNEKVDLLEVITLDGKTVIRQKNPGKIVYTGSLSSGIYIFRIHTDGKAKTMKAQKIN; this is encoded by the coding sequence ATGAACAAAAAGGCCCTACTCCCGCTAATCGGTTTATTCCTGTTGGTAACAGGAATAGTTCTTCCCGGATCTGCCTATGCACAAATCAGCGAAGGTGGAACACCCACTTCCTTCAAGTATCAAAACACACTGAAAAGCGATCTGCCAACCGTTCAGATCCCCATCAATTTCAGCGTAGAGGACCTGAAAACAGTAGACAGATGGCAGGTCAGCCAAGGGGCACCGCTGAAAGTAGGAGTTTTACTCCCGACAGACCTGACAATAGACAATGCTGGTAGCTGGAATACCCTACCTGATGGCAAAAGAGTATGGCGACTACAAGTACAGGCAAAAGACGCCATAGCTTTAATGCTCAGTTTCAGAGATTTTTATATTCCGGAAAATGGGAAACTCTTTATTTACAGCTCCGATAAAACACACCTGATTGGTGCCTTTACCCATCATACCAATCCACCAACGAAAGAATATGCCACCGAATTTTTAGCCGGTGACAAGATCATACTCGAATATGAAGCAGGCATATCGGAAAACGAACATCCCCGCATCGCAATAGATGCTGTAGGATACGGATATAACCATTTGCATGTTTCACGTACGATGGCCGATACAGGCCCTGGCACTTCTGGATCTTGTATGGTAAATATCAATTGCGAAGAGGGGGAAGCTTGGCAAACAGAGAAAAACGGTGTTTGCCAAATGACATTGCCTATTGGAAACTACATCTATATCTGCTCCGGAGCTTTGGTAAACAACACAGCTGAAGATTTGAAACCTTACATCCTTTCTGCTTTCCATTGCATTGACTTGGATATACCAGTCACAGAAAAAAACTTAAACAAATATACTTTCTATTTCCATTTCGAACATACCGGATGTGAAAATAACTCCAGTATCGCATCTTATAGAACAATAACCGGATGCAAGAAAATAGCCGGAATCCCATTAGATGGCGGTTCAGACGGTCTGCTTCTTTTATTGAACCAAACTATCCCGGAACACTACAATGCCTACTACAACGGTTGGGATCGGAGCAACACAGCCGCCCAATCAGGAGTAGGTATCCATCATCCGTCAGGGGATTATATGAAGATATCGACTTTCAACAAGGTGGCAAGGACCTCTACTTGGTATGGTATAGACAACATCAAAGGCGCACCAAACGCACATTGGAACGTCGTGTTCGAACAAACAGCCAATGGGCATGCTGTAACGGAAGGAGGATCCTCAGGTTCTCCATTGTTCAATCAAAACAAACAGATTGTCGGTACATTGAGTGGCGGTTCATCTTCTTGCGAAAAACCGAACGGAGCCAATACTTATGGTAAACTTTATTATCACTGGGATCAATATCCAAACAAAGACAATACATCTCGTATGGATATATATTTAGATCCCAATCATACCGGCAAAACACAACTGGCCGGCCGATACGCGACAGCTCCGAAAGCAATGCCAACTGATCTGACATCGGTCTACCAAAACGGAGAGGTTCTATTGAAATGGAAAGCACCCGTCTCTGCCAGCGAAAAACCGGAACAGTATAACGTTTATCGAAACAATATATTGATCGGACGTACCTTTTCTACATCTTATATTGACAAAGAACCTGAAACCGGTATCCAATCTTACAGCGTTTCCGCATCGTATACAGACAACAAAGAGTCTGCTGTAGCCACCACATCTATTTATGTCTATGAACTGAAGATCCCAACCGATGTAACCACCTCAACTGATGGCAAGAATATCCTCGTCAAATGGAAGGAACCTATTTACCAGCAAATGATCTACTGGGGAAATGGGACAGCTTATCTTTCGTTAGGTTTCAAACAACCTTTCTATTTCGGACAAAGATGGAATAAGGAAGATCTGAAACCTCTGCACGGGCACCTTGTTGAATCTGTTTCCTTCATACCAACCTCAGGTTCATCTTATACGCTGAACATCATACAAGGAAAACGAAAATATGTACAAAAGTTGACTAATTTACCTTTTGATAAATTAATTGAAATCCCGCTTAAAGAACCATTTGTCATTGATGCTTCCCAAGAACTAATCATCGCTTTCCACGCTGAAGCTAAACTATCCACCGCCTATCCAGCAGTCATGGACGAAGGACCAGCAGTCAATGGAAAAGGTAATTTGATTTCATTCGATGGAGAAACGTGGGAATATCTGTATGAACCTTCTGAAAATGAAAATGAAAATTATGATTTCAACTTCTTTCTTGCCGCCACCGTCAGTTCAAAAACAAAGGATATACCAACTATAAAAACTGCATCCAACGACACAACATTGTTAAGTAAGTCATCAGCAATGCCCATACTCACTCGGATATCCGAAGTCGGTTCTTCACTCCGGAGCAGCCAGGCAAGTGCATTTCCGACAATAACAGGTTATAACATTTATCGTAATGGAAGCAAAATCGGCAACGTCCCCAATAAGTTTATCACCCAATATATAGACAAGCAAGCACCGACAGGTAGTATCTTGTATCAGGTTTCCACTCTATACGGAAAAGACGAAAGCAAGAAAGCGGATGCCGACAAAGAAGTAAATGTAGGAAATGAAAAGATCATCCTTTCGGAAACAACGATCTCTCCCACTGTGTTTACAGATCAGGTAGAACTATTCGGAAATGAAAAAGTGGATTTGCTAGAAGTCATCACGTTAGACGGTAAAACGGTCATTCGCCAAAAGAACCCTGGAAAGATCGTTTACACCGGCTCTCTTTCTTCCGGTATTTATATCTTCCGCATCCATACAGATGGAAAAGCTAAGACAATGAAAGCACAAAAAATAAATTGA
- a CDS encoding DUF4294 domain-containing protein — protein sequence MLRKGKYKILIIFMLCAIGVHAQKLKINTVPEGLQKAYLDGKDTVPIVNLREIYIYPQVKFKNKREQARYTKLVRDVKRTLPYAKMVYETLIETYEYIETLPDEKSRQAHLKRMEKELFQEYKPQLKKLTFSQGKLLIKLIDRECNQSSYNLLKAYLGSFRAGFWNIFAGMFGASLKTEYDPKGKDAMTERVVVLVENGLI from the coding sequence ATGTTGAGAAAAGGCAAGTATAAAATATTGATAATATTCATGTTGTGCGCAATAGGAGTCCATGCACAGAAATTGAAGATCAATACCGTTCCCGAAGGATTACAAAAGGCATATCTGGATGGAAAGGATACGGTACCTATTGTTAACCTGCGGGAAATCTACATTTACCCGCAGGTCAAGTTTAAAAACAAACGTGAACAGGCACGTTACACCAAACTGGTCCGTGACGTAAAGCGCACACTACCTTATGCCAAAATGGTTTATGAAACACTGATCGAAACATACGAATATATAGAGACACTCCCCGACGAAAAATCCCGTCAAGCTCACTTGAAACGGATGGAAAAAGAACTTTTTCAGGAATATAAACCGCAGTTGAAAAAACTGACCTTTTCCCAAGGAAAACTGCTTATCAAACTGATTGACAGAGAATGTAACCAATCGAGTTACAACCTATTGAAAGCCTATTTAGGTAGTTTCCGGGCAGGTTTCTGGAACATATTTGCCGGCATGTTCGGCGCCAGCCTGAAAACCGAATACGATCCTAAAGGAAAAGATGCCATGACGGAGCGAGTTGTCGTACTTGTTGAAAACGGATTAATCTGA